In Erigeron canadensis isolate Cc75 chromosome 8, C_canadensis_v1, whole genome shotgun sequence, the DNA window ttaactACTAAAACTATTTCCCTTTGACGATTCTGGACTTACTACTAGTTATACTATATGCGACGGAGTATACTGCCCGTGTGTAATATAACTATTAGTATATTCTTGTTttagaaatttaaaacttaagtAAATTTTACGAGCAAAACGATTAAACAAAATGTGCACTAAAATTCTAAAATACACGCACTGTGAATCAATTGTCGTAAATGGCTTAATGGCTTAGGACAATACATAGGGCACACATTTGTAAACTCAAATATAAAATCTAGCGACGTTtggtttatttaaatttaatggCCTGCAAAATCATTTCATTGATCGCCCGATCACACTTTTACCGACGTGGTAGAATATATGATTAGGGCACCTCCAATGGGAGATTGATAGAATATATACTTattctttataaaaaagaaaaagttattcaaaaacttttcacTATTGTAAAGTAAAAGGTTTTTTTCCCCTAAAGGTTGAAGAAGCTCAACCTCTTACACCAAtaactttttacattaattttcaatttaagtcctttaaaatttttttttatccccTTCTAAGCTTGCTTTAAGTggttatttacatatattttataatttcatCTCTATTAACGTtttttagcatatatatatatatatctgtctAATGCAAAAagcatttttaatttttttaacttaaaatgATGTGGTAATCAAAAAACTATTGAAACTTATTATGATTGGAAATGTTCTTACTTTTCGTCCCAAACTTTGAACATATTATTACTTATTAGTAGTTTAATAAATCACCACCAAAAACTAGGGGTATCCATGAATcagtttggtttggttttgacTACCAAACTGTTAATTCCGATTTTAACATGTATCAAACCAAACGAGACCAACTATATTGTCTAACCGAACCAGACCAAACCATATAAGGCAGTCTAATTTGACGGgtttataagtttatttgtttttcttttatttttatataattttgtatatatttgttagGATTTATGTTAAGATTTAaaacaaacacttaaaattaaaagtatacatATTTAAAGAAGTACTAGCCGGTCAaactatttgttttaatttatttgaacTTTTGGTAAAAACTATCTATATATTAATGACAAATTTAACATCCATATATAgaaaaagtttttgtttatataagaaacgtataactaattataaatTCGAAATACTGTATAGGTATATTATTTATGATGAAACTCTAAAGAATTTGAAACATAAAAGTGTTTATGTTGGTAAAATGTTTAAACTTTATGAATTTAGACAAAGTCGTATTCTTCTCGGGTTGTAAAAGTATGAAGTACGGTCCGATCTGATTTTCTGCGGTATTTTTTTGCTCAAACCGTAACCGAATCAAATAACCcgttttttcaaaacttaaaccaCTAAATCAGACCTTAATAACTCAATCTGCTCAAACCAATTCAAATACCGTAGTTTGGTCTGAGTTAATTGATTGAGGGTTTAATAAATAcccctataaaaaaaaatatgatctGTATAccattaaattttgaaaaagtatTACTAAACATGTTTTACATTCTTGTATATCAAATACATttgggtaatgatcaatccagCCCGCCCGCTTCCATAGTTAAGAGGATTTTCAATGCATTACTATAACGTGGTGGTGTACGGAATCGGTTCCGCTGTCAAAAAACCTCACACTTACAAAAAGCGCGGgaatagaaaaatgaaaatggcgCCAGAAAGCCTCAAAACCCACCACCGATATAATATtctctctctatctctataGTAAATCCGGTCATAAATcgcttcattttcttttcaccTTTTTAGAATCAAACACTTTCACTGCTATTCAAATTGatttcaatataattattattactagtatttgagttttaatctataaaaccctaaaagggGTATGGAAAATTTGTCTTATATATGCGGTGGTCTCGGCATAATCGAAGAAGACGATGACGGCAATCCCATCGGATACACCACCGGAGAATACTGTTCAggtctctttttaatttttatatctattttgtatagatggatttttttttccagttatatatatacataggttaataattttgatatacaatacaaatacaaaaatgaTGGACAGATAAtttgaaggatttgttgcggttTTTAAGGCGAGACGATCCGGAAGGTCGACAAGTGTTTAAACAAGTTTGTAAATGGAGTATAGTTGGGAAAGATATTTTGCCTATTATTCAGTATTGTCAACATGACAATCCTTTGGTTCTAAATGCAGGTATACTcaatttttatcattattattattttgctcATATAAATGTTGCTTTTGTATGCAATTTGAGTGTGTGTCTATCTAAATACCCGATTTCTATTCTATCCCATTCCATTCCATAGAATATATACATTGATGACTTAAATGGGACAAAGAAAAGGACTTTGTTTTTTCGGTACCCTGATGACCTGATCAATGAATTTTACGGGGTTGGATTATTTGTGGGGGGTTTTCAGAAGTCGGCTTTcgtgtaatttaagagtagGAGTAGGATAGTTTGCCGTTCTATAAAGATGGAATAAATGTAACATGTTCTCCATTTCATCTGATGATCTGGTCATCAGGTCGCTCGGTGACTTAAATAGAACAAGAAAATTAACTTTCAACGGCCCGTTTTTAGAACATTTTTTAGTACAAAGGATGATTTTTCGTGTTTTGAAGTTGATATTTATAATTCAAGCATGGTCTTGTATTTGAAATGTAGAGAGGCTATCTTTTATCTAATTGAAGGGACTTGAAGGAGTATTTTAGTTGCCGATAATGATCTTTCATATATATGGTTGTGTATGCAGTGAAGGTTTTGGTGTTTCTTACGATGCCAGTTGAGCCAACGTCTAAAGATATACCACAACAGATTGAATATCTTTGGGGTTTGAAGTCTTTGATCACTTCCAGTCATGCTATTCCTGTGATAGTTACCCTTCTTGAGAGCCCACTTGAGCATTTGGAAGGGTATGTCGATCAAGTTTGTAGTTGGCATTTTATTTGcataatataaatgaaaatcTCTATTATTTAACTGAAGGTGTAAATGGTTATCATTGTAAGTAAATATACATATCGAGGAAGAAATTCTTCAACATATGGTTTTATATACAATAGTTGGTTTTTATCGAGGATTTTTTGGATATCCGCATCCTATTACAATAATACaatttacaataacaataattattaaAGATAACAGACCTAAGTCTTGTTGTGGAATGAAGGGTGTACTTATATATAGGCTGTAGATTGTAGTGAAAAAAAATCGTTAACTTACTATATCACTGGATGTCCTTCACTGTTGGTCTATATTTTTAGCTATAAGACAATCTTATTTTGCATATATGTCAAAAGTACGACCATATATCTTAAGGTGACAGCAGCATTAGAATGTGATCATAGTGCATACCCTGAGGAAATAGTTTTTACTTTTGagtattgtttttatttgtatggTGGGTCCTATGTTAGGATGGTATGACTAATAGTTATCTTACACATTATAGTTTTAATCAGGTGTTGCATCTATTTGTATCATTCTATTAGTGATAAAGATATGGGCCTTGGTCTAGGGGTTATTGAGGGTACCACCAACCAAGAGGTTGTGGGTTCTAGTCTTAGCTGGGACGAATGTGTGGTAAAAGTGCGGATATCTGCCTTTCCTAAATTTGTGAATAATAATGTCTAAAGTTTATTTGGTTCTGTTTGTaactaaaaattaatatgttcAGTTCTTGTTTTTGATCAGTGGATATTAACTCATACTGCGTTAGTTATCTTGGTGCTTGATGCTGTCCCtgtggtttaatttttttttgaaacaggGATTTGTTCACGGAGGATGACTGGAAGTTGGTGCAACTGGTAATTACTTTATTTCGCAATATTTTAGCTGTTCAAGATATCACAATGCAGCAAAGAGTTGCTGGATCAGCCTCTGAGTTCATACTTCTTAGAGATAGATTCTTAAAACTGTTGTTTGATGAGAATGTGATGGATTTGATCTTAGTCTTGACACAACATGTTGGGGGTGCAAGTAGCATTTTCCGTCAGGATAACTTGCTTTTATTGGAgacttattattacatatataaggGTCAAGTTCCTGAGTTGATTGCAAGAGCTCATCTAGATGCCAACAAAAAGGTattcatttatgtttttaacATTATATCGACATTAAATGGATAAGTCAAAGAATCAATGTTAACCGTTCTGTAGATACTCAAATTACAAGTATACACTGCTGAGTAGTCCCACAATAACAGTCACAATACTTGTACTAAACTGTTATATTGTTGTTGGTATAAAATTAAATGGGTATCCTTTTTACCCAAAAACAGAGTAGTGCCACAATATACAAGTAGTTTCTTGGAATAAccttcaatatttatatgtttttagaaGTTTTTGGGGGATGGGTACTTCCATTTTTGCTGTAATTACTAAATGAGAAGCGCGTGAGGTATCAGCTCTACTGCTTATGTTCATCAGGTGGAGGCGGAAGCAGACGCTACTGCTATTGATCTCAAGTCTCTTATGGAAGAGGAAAAAGCAAAAAGAAGGCAAACAATACTATGTAATCTGGGTTCTCGATCAACCTTCAGCGGATCTTTTACCCGAGTTACTATGGTAAAAACTTAGTTTTTAATTTAGAGGTGACAAGACTATGTTGGTCaggcgggttgggtaacaggtcaaaacacTGAAACAGTCATATTACGTTTGGACTGAAGAGGGCTCGGTTGACCTGAAACGCTTTTTGTGAAACTTTTTGTTCACTTTTGAATAAATGTGCGTTAATTGGTTAGGAAAAGTGTTGCATTTCCATTAGaatcaaactattttcagataaaatgatttaggaaaTTTAATGCATTTTAAACATGTTTTGGTGATTTTCAACGTATTTCACTTTTACCCAATTCTCCCTGTCAgcttttttaactatatatcaGAGATAAAATATAAACTGGGGTAACCCATATATAGTTTCGATTGTATCCTTCATTATTATTGAGGTATTCTTTGTTAAGTTTATCGATTGACTTTTTCAACAGGATGGCTCCAAAGTTCTGGTGAAAGGTAATCCTTGTGCAGATTCTCATGAATTGTTAAAAGGTCATAAGAATCCACATGGTTCATCCAAAAAGATGCTATGGGAGAGCGGAAGAATGCCAACAACAAACAATGACATCCTTCGTCTGCTCCATGATTTTACTAATCAGTTCTTGTTAGGAGGTTATAATAGTGAGTGTCATGTTTAAAGCTATCTGTGTTTTTGTAGTTATATTACCTCATTTGGCTTTCTTACATTGCTGGTCCGTATTTTATATCTAAGTTGTATTTTCAACAGTTTTAATGCAGTCAATCCGTGAGGATATAGAAAAAGAACACCATGCTATCGAAAATAATGATGTCACTACTTTCTTTCAAGTCGCTGAATTTGTTATGTCTTTCCAGAATCACAAGTTACTTGGCTCAAACGTGAGATGCTATATTAAATTTGCTAATATTCCTCCatagttgtgttttttttttcttctgactAACTAATACTAGTACCTGATTTCAATGGGTTTTTGATGCTTAACAGCCTAAAGCTAATGTCAGTATAACTGAGTCTTCTAGAGATTGTGATGCTGATAGCACATTGTTTAAAGGCAGCATATGCGGATCAATTTCTGAAACAATGAATGAGTCAATGTTTCTACTTGTTGTATCGAAGTGGCGTACTGCATTTGATGGTTTGAAGGAAACGAACAACTACACATTTCTCTCTGCAGCAGGATCTCTCATAAAAACAATGGTGAGTCTTGGTATATTGATCCTTGAAGAAATTACTAGACATGTGACGCTTTCATGATCTTGCACTCTAGACAAATGTAGTATGTAGCTATTAGAATGTTATTGTTATGTCATCTTACAAGTGCTCCTATAGTATTCATAtagccaatggggttggtggctcattggtaaggtctttgtcCTTGGGGAAATCCATCTGGGTTAGAGTCCCACTTTTCGCATTTGTTAGAGTAGATTATTGTAAGTCCGAAGGTGCATCATAGGCATTCGTGTAgtttaggagtaggagtagaaaagattgtctttcaaaaaaaattatctttggAATTAGGGTTATAATGTATTATACGTATTCATTGTGTAAACTCCCAAGTTATATGCATCAAATGCTCTAATAACAGCCTCAAGATTGTTCTATTGGACCATTAGATATTTTCTGTTTGTGAAAGGCACTTAAATAAGACTGACCTAACAGTTGAGTTCCTAATTGAACGgtattatttgttttgtagATAAATATGTTAGATTTGGTGCTGAAGCTGTCACCTGAAGAGTCAAATGAGCCTCAGACTGCCCGTGTTCTTCtttacaaattattttatgATCAAACAGACCAAGGGATGACCTATTTTTTGTTCAGTCTGATCAAGGCATTTAATCCacacaaacaaccaaaaagGTTCCTTTGCTTATATCATGATTAGCTAACAGTTCTGTATTGACTTTCATTTTGACAAGAAACATATTTGATGCTTCCCAGTTAATACATATGAACTGTTTAGGCTCCTGTATTTTCAAATATGGGGAATATATAAAAGTGTcaagttttgaattttcaaagtccaaCTATTTCACCTTTGagtttaaataatttttctttgtgttagataatacttgatgaaaattatatgaattgattgtgttttaaaagtgtttttattGGTATAGTTTTCATCAAGTTTtagaaaacacaaaaaatatttaagctCAAAGTTTCAAAATAGGACACTTTTAATGGAACGTAGGGAGTACTTTTTTTTGTAAACTCAAGGGAGATGAAAAACGATTTCTAAATCAAACACAGGTTTGTTTGGTTAACttagaatatatgtatttatttttcagCATCAAAATTAGTAAGGACCAAAGAAGTAATGTTTTCTTGCTTTTTCTGTCACAAGTTCTTTGTGTCAAGCCAACCATAGAATAAAAAATTTAGCATGTATAATCGATAATAAATGAATGCACATGGGTTAAGGGAGGTTTCTAGATAAGCTAAACATTTGCTACTAAAgtgatatattttttagataaaacCTCTTCATAATTctctaaattttaaaactaacaTTGCCACCTTTTCTTTAACTTATCATTCTCTTATAGTTTCATCTTGCTTTAATATCAGTGATCTTTCTGATTTGGTTGAGACAATTCATATAGTAATACGGCTAATGGAGAACCTTCAATCACGTGGTACGTTGCGGGTATGTTTTGTTCTGGTGTCCAAATTACATAATCTTttgatgtttttattaaattatcatgCTTTTATGCGCTTGTGTCGGGCCATGCATTCACCAAGCCATACTTTTATGCATGTTATTTTTGATTACTATTCTATCAACTGTGATAAGAAAGTTGAGATGAAAGCATGTCTtccttttttataatttaatttcttATTATTCGATGTATACTCTATAAGATTTCTGATAAGCACGTCAGCTGTTACCAATCATGATGAGAATAATCGACTTACAAATACAAGTTGCAACTCATGGCCAGGAAACTTGAAAGAACTAGATAGGAACTTTCAAGTGTTAAGTTACTAGAACATCAGCCATAATTTTGACCTTTATTTTAAGAGATATGTATTCAATAGAGAGAGCAGGGACCTTAGTTTAGACTACTGGATCAAGATACCTTACCATTGATTTTACTCATTTACATACACACAGTAAAAGATCTTAGGAGTTTGATAATGTCAACCGTATGGTATGAAACTTGATAAAATATATCCTTTAAAATGGCATGTGCAGTGAGCTAGATAACCCAAATTAGAGTATCCACCTTCTAGGCATTACTACATCATGCCAAGCATCAGTGCCAAATGTCTGTTTGTGTCTCATTTCAGTTAGGGGTGTAAGCGCAAGTTAATTGATGttatattttgttcatattaaTGGAACTTGTGAAATCCTAGATATCATGTATTGATTTTCAAAGGTCTTTTGGCAAAGGTATAAGGGAAGACAGAATTAGTGAAACTACCAATCTggactttaaagaaatctatgtcatgtTAAGCCATCACCATATATGTAAATGTATCATTTCTCACCTGGGTAACTCCCCAAACACCATAGGGGCTAATGCCAAGTATATCATGGGCCAACTTTTAGATGATCAAAGGCATTTGCATGCTTGCCAATCTAATACAAATTTCACAAAAACTCAAATTAGGTTTTTCCAAGCTTATACAATCTCAAAAAAACTCGAAATAGGTTTAGTGTATCATACTGTTAGCCCGTTGCTAGATTTTCACTAAAAATAAATGAGCCTGATAGTTTCTCAAGGAATACAGTGGAACACATAAACTTGTCTATCTATCTTCAAATAGTTTGTATAGGTGCACACAGTGCAAGAAGAAGATGCACTTAATGACAAATCTTAGGAAACAACTGTGCTCATACCATGGACTAATGTGAATTCCAAATGAGTCAATTTTGTGGCGGAATGCACATTGGACCTTGAACCTAGAAGTTGATAAACATCATATGTCTATGGAGATGTATTTACTTGTGAGAGGAAACACTTCCCAATGGATGTTCACATGAGCATTCTTGATTCTGTGTGAGGAAACTTTTCCCATGTGCGGCTTAACATATATTCTTCATAactttgaaaaaccaacttATTGGTTGAAAGTCAAATATGTGGTGTCACGGTTGATGAACATCAAGGACGATGGTTTAAATATTAAAACGAAACCTTGCTAAATGAATTGTTACAGCTTACAACCCTAGTGATCAgaactcttttttttctctttaattaattaatggctGGGTTGTGAATTACTGCACAAATTTTAATAGTTAGGTGTCAAGATGAACGTATCTTTGATGACTGTCTTTTGAACCTGTTTATTCGAGGCTGGATCTGCATGTCCTTATTATTTTGTAtatctatgtatgtatgtgtaagtatttatatttttatatacatataaacatgtctatggATGTATAAGGCCTTTTGGACACTAATTGATATGAACCTATACTGTGATAGGTTGCTAAGAAGTcaaggaagaaaagaaagaagaaagccTCAGCCCCAAATAATGATGCTAATAGGGAAGACCAAGCTACTGCTCAGAACAACGCTGCTAATGGGGTGGACCAAGTTACTCATCAGAACAATGCTAATGATACAGACCAGGTTATTGATCAGAATGAGGATTTAACTGTTAGGGGAGAAAAAGACGAGAATATGAGCATACTAGAAAAAGAGTTGCCACAAGGTTCAAGTGTtgataaaaatgatgatgacaTATCTCCAGGAGAGTCTGATCAGGCTGGTGCAACTAAACAGGAAACAGAAGATATTGAACCCGATTTGCCACAGACagaaaacaagtctaaatgtgCTAACCCTAAGGCTAACGATGATTATTTCTCAGATGTTTCATCTTCTGATGAACAGCAAGATGCAACAAATGAAGTTGACTTTAAAGCCTCTTCATTGGTGTCTTCCCTTGCAAATGGCACCATAATCCAAAACTTGTGTTGGCTGCTGAAATTTTACAAAAGCAATTCTATTAGAACTAATCATTACATTATATGTGCACTGAGAAGAATTTGTGAAGATCTGGAACTCTCTCCAATGCTATACCAGGTACTAAGTCTAAATTGTGTCAGTACTTAGTGAGATATAGTTTGTTATGGTTACTAACAGAGGCTTAATTTTTATCCATTTGCTTATAAATATtgggattattattattaatctctTAATGGCCTTATGTGTAAACATATgcataaaaatgagaaaaaagtaTTACCCTGTCATGACATAGTAGTCTCCTAATAGACTACCTATCATGATGAGCTTTCCAAAACTAAAAGAAATCCCTTTCTGGAAAGCGATAACTTAAGCCTTTTTTAGCGGTTTCTTACATCTGTGAAGTCtttttttggttatattttgtatgtatacatcattattattaaaataattttaaaaaactttaaacttATAACTATTGACATAGTCATTTCTACCTTAGAGTAACATGACACCAACATAAAACCTCTGCTGCTGTGGCTGGTGCTTTGTATGTGTTACACCACCGCAGTAGCAGTTGTTTTGCTGCTTTCGCCTGGTACCCAACAATCGCGAACATCACAATCTGTTTACCCCTTTTATCAAGGCCAtcttttaatcattttaaaagtGTATGCATACATTTATATGGCTTCTAAGTTTGCCAAAAAGCTATTTATTTACTTAGTTATCCACGTTGTTTTACAACCATTTTACAAAAATGGGGTGTAAATAAGATGCATCTCAGTATGTTGCCGAGATTCGTTTGACATCATGTAGGCATTCCACGTTGCTCAATGTGCAACATTTTCCCCCTTGCCGCTCGATCATCATTTGTGCTTAAGAAATGTGAACATCACAACAACGCTTAGTGAATTGGAAAGTCATTAAAATCTACAACTCATGAATACATTTTTGAGTCATACAACTACATTTGCAACTGGCTTGTGGTTCCATAATCTAAAGTTTAACCATACGGATATACTTGGGAGAAAACCACAATCATCCCATACCTCATTAAACCGCTCATAACCATCATGAATCATAAACAAATCTCATTACAGTAAGGAGTAGCCAACCATTCCTAATGTGTTTTGGATAAACTCGATCCAAGTTGACTTATACCAAAAGTTACCTTTTTTGATACGTTACCCTATGCCACCTCTTGTCTATAGTATGTAAGCTTACAATTGGATTTTGGATGCAGCTATCGCTTCTCATCATATTTAATACTATCTTGGAAGAGCAGAAGTTATGTTCAAGCAAAGAATACGAGAATATCGTCTCATTTCTTACATGTCTGGTTAGGAGAATGCTGAGGAAAATGAAGAGTGATCCTCTTTTATTTGTGGAAGTTCTCTTTTGGAAGACACGTAAAGAATGTCATTACATTAATTGTGAATCAATGCTACAAGATCTTGGCAAAATGAGAAACGATTATAGAAAGAGGGGAGATGATCCCTCACATGAAGATCTTGGTGAAACTGCTACCTCTGGTAGAAATGGATGGGTTAGAAAAAGCTTAGCCGATGCACTTGGTGATGATGAAGCTGATGTTGTTGTACCTCTTTGGGGAGATGGTGACCAGAGGTAAGGAGGTGTCCTTGGTTCGTTGGCCAATTTAGTTTTATTCTTTCATTTGTCATTAGTGGTTGGAAACTAAGAAGGTTTTGTCATTAGTAGTGGGAAACAACATGGGCCATATTTGTGTGCACTGACCAGAAGCACTTTTGTCTACAACTTAAGCAGGGATAATGTACAAGGAGCCCAGCCAACTCATTTTTTCATCAAGGCTACTTAACTACTGAAACTACATTATAGGCAACCCAAGCATGTATCGACTTTTGTTTATGTCAACTTTGGCCAAAAATCTGCTGGATGACAAATACTTTGTTGACTATTCAATGGTTTTTGACTTTACATTATAGAATAGATaaccaagttttttttaaaaaaaaattgaagttgtAAGTTTATCTTTGTCAATTAGCATGTATTCGACGGGCTTGGTATAACAAAAAGCTTTACATACGTGGTGGCCTATAAAAAGGTTTTAGTATGTGGGACGCCTTAATGGAAAATGGTAAATAGTTTGGTGGCCTTCTTATGCAATATCCATTTGTTGtataattaacttatattatatgtataatcaataattttattaaagatcaaaattttttgaataaaattaatttagaaAGGTTTTATGCAGTTAAGTCTCATCTGGGCAACTCTCAACTTATTTTTCATGGTTTCTTATAAGTTAGATATTTTGTTTTACCTGTTAGAGATAAAATGTAACCTTAATCATTGCCATGTCTGCTTATTGCCTGGGGATTTTTATTCCTTATTCACTTTTATCTTCTCTACTTTTATGTATCCCATGTGATAATTTAATTGATGTGTAGCGAGGAAAATCCTGATGAAGCCCAAGTGCAAAAGACCTCAAAAAGAACCAAGTCGAATTTTGGAGAAGGGAGAGAAAGCATGATCCAACAAACCGACCCAGCGGAAGAACTTAATAAGTattacttttcttttatttagtttcaCATTTAAAACTGCTTCTATTGGTCTTATCTTTCTTGACCAttatctcttcttttctttagaGAACATCCTATAGAGCAGAAACAAGGTAGAGCACGTAAAAGATTGAAGccacttgttcttgatgatgcACTAGTAGAAAAACTGAAGGATCTTTTCGAGAAGTAAGTAAACTACAATTTAAGTATATTACTTCTCCTTAGATAAAACAATTGTGTATGAACTTTAACATGCATGCACTTGCTTAACTGCATCTTGTCAAATGGAATGGTCATTTCAGGTATAAAGAATTTCCGGATTGCAGTCAACGTATAGTAGCAGAACTTAATTTAGAGGTTTTACCAGCTCAGATTTCCAAGAAGCTTAAAGAGATGGGATTGAAAGTTTCATCAAAGAGGAGAACAGGTGATATGAATGTCTCTAGTATTCATGGTAACGCCATGGATACATCACCACAGCAACCTATGTAAGTACTTTTTCCGTAGCTTTTGTGATACAGCTCAAGCGGGATGATTTTGACCCATTGAGttgatttggtttttgttttttatgacGGGCAAATGGGCTATGTTCAAAAGGAAGCAGGTCAAAAGTCCCTTAAAAGTTGTATTTTTAATACGTTCCACCTCCTAAATCGGTTTATTTGATACTTATTTTTTGCTTACCCAAACCAATTCAACCAAGTACCCAATATTAGCCATTTTGACCTCTATGTTGGAGCTTTCATCCAACCAACTCGTTTTGTCAATTCTAATTTATGATCTGTGTGAGCTGGAAAAAGAAATTCTTGCACAGCGGAGAAAGATTCTTAAACTTTTGGCATCTTAAAATCAAGGGCTGTTATCTAACGTATGGTCTTGCTTCTCAGGTTTGTCAGAAAAAGGGTACGTGCATTCAGTGAAGATCAAGAGATGAAGATCAAAACTTTATTTGAGCAGTGAGTCTTTTTTTATTCAAGATGTTTCTTATatcaaaagt includes these proteins:
- the LOC122579537 gene encoding protein timeless homolog; its protein translation is MENLSYICGGLGIIEEDDDGNPIGYTTGEYCSDNLKDLLRFLRRDDPEGRQVFKQVCKWSIVGKDILPIIQYCQHDNPLVLNAVKVLVFLTMPVEPTSKDIPQQIEYLWGLKSLITSSHAIPVIVTLLESPLEHLEGDLFTEDDWKLVQLVITLFRNILAVQDITMQQRVAGSASEFILLRDRFLKLLFDENVMDLILVLTQHVGGASSIFRQDNLLLLETYYYIYKGQVPELIARAHLDANKKVEAEADATAIDLKSLMEEEKAKRRQTILCNLGSRSTFSGSFTRVTMDGSKVLVKGNPCADSHELLKGHKNPHGSSKKMLWESGRMPTTNNDILRLLHDFTNQFLLGGYNILMQSIREDIEKEHHAIENNDVTTFFQVAEFVMSFQNHKLLGSNPKANVSITESSRDCDADSTLFKGSICGSISETMNESMFLLVVSKWRTAFDGLKETNNYTFLSAAGSLIKTMINMLDLVLKLSPEESNEPQTARVLLYKLFYDQTDQGMTYFLFSLIKAFNPHKQPKSDLSDLVETIHIVIRLMENLQSRGTLRVAKKSRKKRKKKASAPNNDANREDQATAQNNAANGVDQVTHQNNANDTDQVIDQNEDLTVRGEKDENMSILEKELPQGSSVDKNDDDISPGESDQAGATKQETEDIEPDLPQTENKSKCANPKANDDYFSDVSSSDEQQDATNEVDFKASSLVSSLANGTIIQNLCWLLKFYKSNSIRTNHYIICALRRICEDLELSPMLYQLSLLIIFNTILEEQKLCSSKEYENIVSFLTCLVRRMLRKMKSDPLLFVEVLFWKTRKECHYINCESMLQDLGKMRNDYRKRGDDPSHEDLGETATSGRNGWVRKSLADALGDDEADVVVPLWGDGDQSEENPDEAQVQKTSKRTKSNFGEGRESMIQQTDPAEELNKEHPIEQKQGRARKRLKPLVLDDALVEKLKDLFEKYKEFPDCSQRIVAELNLEVLPAQISKKLKEMGLKVSSKRRTGDMNVSSIHGNAMDTSPQQPMFVRKRVRAFSEDQEMKIKTLFEQFKGQKKCNQMIASALDGEGTFTAAQISRKLRQLGLRLRKQKSSDDLHLRDEDGEEDTTVSDGETLSSLKKRSKTKQNVFPTEEIADQNSDKLSDDSDNIALSSFRNKSKRFAQTNHTNNVIDAEVNQVGSGPQGDAMIIESFRSKTTQKLVLTEEIPDQNSDKLSDDSDNIVLSSAFRTKSKRLSQTNHTNNVIDAEVNQVGSGPQGDAMIIENEDYLEDHGLTDDLADELTDFGSNASPVTAPNVSGPRRKLRMVIDADDED